In one window of Caballeronia sp. TF1N1 DNA:
- a CDS encoding feruloyl-CoA synthase, which translates to MSTLMDDVSVVAPYRPVRFPERRPHIEHRPDGTLILSSASAPPVIAERSFAAFIPAWAERRGDDTAFAERDATGAWRTISWRELWVQVQTVAAALLEMGLGQQRPVILLSGNSIEQAVLLLAAEYVGIPSAPVSPAYSLVSRDFARLKGVLRMVPPATVFVQDAAQFARALAALAASGVAGTSIITVRNAAPGHRTWADLLASGLTHARSAAVAAAHASIDGAHTVRVLFTSGSTGVPKGVPLTYGNFRAVASYYADNLGWLLESPPVFLDWLPWHHGLGGVLNLGRSIQFGATHYIDDGRPLPGLIERTVRNLRDVSPTVFTSVPSAWAVLAGELERDPVLARSLFADVQYFGYGGASLPADVWNRIQRVAVDTIGRRIVFSTGLACTETSGMGTYCGWPSKDLGNIGGPVPGSEVKLVPLDGGDGRYEIRMRGANVFGGYLDNPELSAAAFDSEGFFRLGDAVRLANPEDAGEGLLFAGRVVEDFKLTNGTWVRTGAVRLGLLELCAPLISDAVICGHDHDYLTALAWPNVAACKRLAPELAELDAEALARHPLVVAALRERLVTQRGGGASRTIERVMLMAEPPSIDANEIAEKGYVNQAVTRARRAHLIEPLFHAEPAAHIACAR; encoded by the coding sequence ATGAGTACGCTGATGGATGACGTATCTGTAGTAGCGCCTTATCGTCCCGTGCGTTTCCCGGAGCGCCGGCCGCACATCGAGCACCGTCCCGACGGCACGCTTATCCTCAGTTCGGCGAGCGCGCCGCCGGTCATTGCCGAGCGCAGCTTTGCCGCGTTCATTCCCGCGTGGGCCGAGCGTCGCGGCGACGACACGGCATTCGCCGAGCGCGATGCAACGGGCGCATGGCGCACCATTAGCTGGCGCGAACTGTGGGTACAAGTCCAGACGGTTGCCGCCGCGCTGCTCGAAATGGGACTGGGTCAGCAGCGTCCCGTGATCCTGCTATCAGGCAATTCGATCGAGCAGGCGGTATTGCTGCTCGCGGCCGAATACGTCGGCATTCCAAGTGCGCCGGTGTCGCCTGCTTATTCGCTCGTCAGCCGGGACTTCGCGCGTCTCAAAGGCGTGCTGCGAATGGTTCCGCCCGCCACGGTGTTCGTGCAGGATGCGGCGCAGTTCGCGCGCGCGCTTGCCGCTCTCGCCGCTTCGGGCGTCGCGGGCACATCGATCATCACCGTGCGCAACGCCGCGCCCGGCCACCGCACCTGGGCCGACTTGCTCGCCAGCGGATTGACGCACGCGCGCAGCGCCGCCGTCGCGGCAGCGCATGCATCGATCGACGGCGCCCACACCGTTCGCGTGCTGTTCACCTCGGGCTCGACCGGTGTTCCGAAGGGCGTGCCGCTCACCTACGGCAACTTCAGGGCAGTCGCGTCCTACTACGCCGACAACCTCGGCTGGCTGCTGGAATCGCCACCGGTCTTTCTCGACTGGCTGCCCTGGCATCACGGTCTGGGCGGCGTGCTCAATCTCGGCCGTTCGATCCAGTTCGGCGCGACCCACTATATCGACGACGGCCGGCCGCTTCCGGGGCTGATCGAGCGCACGGTTCGCAATCTGCGCGACGTCTCGCCCACCGTGTTCACGAGCGTTCCCTCGGCGTGGGCCGTACTGGCGGGCGAACTCGAACGTGACCCCGTGCTCGCGCGGAGCCTGTTCGCCGACGTCCAGTATTTCGGCTATGGCGGGGCCAGCCTTCCCGCCGACGTGTGGAATCGCATCCAGCGCGTCGCCGTCGATACCATCGGCCGGCGCATCGTCTTTTCGACCGGTCTCGCCTGCACGGAAACGAGTGGCATGGGCACGTATTGTGGCTGGCCGTCGAAGGACCTCGGCAACATCGGCGGCCCGGTGCCCGGCTCCGAAGTGAAGCTGGTGCCGCTCGACGGCGGCGACGGACGCTACGAGATCCGCATGCGCGGCGCGAATGTCTTCGGCGGCTATCTCGACAATCCGGAACTGAGCGCGGCCGCGTTCGATTCAGAAGGCTTCTTCCGCCTCGGCGACGCCGTCCGTCTGGCCAATCCGGAAGACGCGGGCGAAGGCCTGCTCTTCGCCGGCCGCGTGGTCGAAGACTTCAAGCTCACCAACGGCACCTGGGTACGCACGGGCGCCGTCCGTCTCGGTCTGCTCGAACTGTGCGCCCCGCTCATTTCGGACGCGGTGATCTGCGGTCACGATCACGACTATCTCACCGCGCTTGCATGGCCGAACGTGGCCGCCTGCAAACGGCTCGCCCCCGAGCTTGCCGAACTGGACGCGGAAGCGCTCGCCCGGCATCCGCTCGTGGTGGCCGCGCTGCGCGAACGCCTCGTCACTCAGCGAGGCGGTGGCGCCAGCCGCACCATCGAACGCGTGATGCTGATGGCGGAACCGCCTTCCATCGACGCCAACGAAATCGCCGAAAAAGGCTACGTCAATCAGGCCGTCACCCGCGCGCGGCGCGCTCATCTGATCGAGCCTCTCTTTCACGCCGAGCCGGCCGCGCATATCGCCTGCGCACGGTAA
- a CDS encoding DUF2889 domain-containing protein gives MSAIRSMPVTRRPVHTRRIECAGYERSDGLFDIEGHMIDTKADDANLIFKVVPAGSPIHDMRIVVTVDSRLVIHRIEARTEAAPSRYCAEINAAYACLAGVAIGAGFMKEVRRRLAGTSGCTHLSELLGPIATTAIQTLIGLRASGKVRQEQSDQADMPMLDTCHAWRADGEVVRFVSRRKREREASRTAPSRAGKTS, from the coding sequence ATGTCCGCGATCCGATCCATGCCCGTCACGCGGCGGCCTGTGCATACCCGACGCATCGAGTGTGCGGGTTATGAAAGAAGCGACGGCCTGTTCGATATTGAAGGCCACATGATCGACACCAAGGCCGACGACGCCAATCTGATCTTCAAGGTCGTGCCGGCCGGCTCGCCAATTCACGACATGCGTATCGTCGTGACCGTCGACAGCAGGCTCGTGATCCATCGCATAGAGGCTCGCACCGAGGCCGCGCCAAGCCGCTATTGCGCGGAGATCAACGCGGCCTACGCGTGCCTCGCGGGCGTGGCAATCGGCGCGGGATTCATGAAGGAAGTAAGACGCCGCCTTGCCGGGACAAGCGGTTGCACGCATCTGAGCGAACTGCTCGGGCCAATTGCGACGACCGCGATCCAGACGCTCATAGGCTTGCGCGCCAGCGGAAAGGTCCGTCAAGAGCAGTCCGACCAAGCCGACATGCCAATGCTCGATACCTGCCATGCGTGGCGCGCGGACGGCGAGGTCGTGCGTTTCGTCTCCCGGCGCAAGCGCGAGCGCGAAGCTTCTCGGACTGCTCCTTCACGCGCCGGTAAAACATCGTAG
- a CDS encoding acyl-CoA dehydrogenase family protein: MHITRTVFRDDHEMLRTSVRRFLERECVPKQAEWDKTGRVDRETWLKAGREGLLCLTLPAEYGGGGGDFGHAAVLNEEVNRAGLSGLGFGVHSDVIAPYIARIGSEEQKQKWLPKVCSGEAILAIAMTEPGTGSDLKSVRTSAVRDGDEYVINGSKTFISNGLNADLIIVICKTDPSAGSKGVSLIVVEATRPGFRRGRKLDKVGMHGQDTAELFFDDVRVPVANRLGEEGQGFAYLMGELPQERLSIAIGAAAKLEACLEHTLNYVKDRRAFNQTVWDFQNTKFKLADIKAQATAVRLMVDHYLAEHVRRRLTLEEAAIAKLYATETLGKALDEMVQLHGGYGYMLEYPVARAFADARVNRIYGGTSEVMRDLISRKL, from the coding sequence ATGCACATTACTCGAACCGTCTTCCGCGACGATCACGAAATGCTGCGCACCAGCGTGCGCCGCTTTCTGGAACGGGAATGCGTTCCGAAACAGGCCGAATGGGACAAGACCGGCCGCGTCGATCGCGAAACCTGGCTGAAGGCGGGCCGTGAAGGACTGCTGTGCCTGACGCTGCCAGCCGAATACGGCGGAGGCGGCGGCGATTTCGGGCATGCGGCGGTGCTCAACGAGGAAGTGAATCGCGCAGGCCTGAGCGGGCTGGGCTTCGGCGTTCACTCGGACGTCATCGCGCCTTATATCGCGCGCATCGGCAGCGAAGAGCAAAAGCAGAAGTGGCTCCCCAAAGTCTGCTCGGGCGAGGCAATTCTCGCCATCGCAATGACCGAACCGGGTACTGGCAGCGACCTCAAGTCCGTGCGGACGAGCGCCGTGCGCGATGGCGACGAGTACGTCATCAACGGCAGCAAGACCTTCATCAGCAATGGTCTGAATGCCGACCTGATCATCGTGATCTGCAAAACAGACCCGAGCGCGGGTTCGAAGGGCGTGAGCCTGATCGTGGTCGAGGCAACTCGTCCGGGATTTCGCCGTGGCCGCAAGCTCGACAAGGTCGGCATGCACGGGCAGGACACCGCCGAGTTGTTCTTCGACGACGTGCGCGTTCCGGTCGCCAACCGTCTCGGCGAGGAAGGTCAGGGCTTTGCCTACCTGATGGGTGAACTGCCGCAGGAGCGTTTGTCCATCGCCATCGGCGCGGCGGCGAAGCTCGAAGCCTGTCTCGAACATACGCTGAACTATGTGAAGGACCGCCGCGCCTTCAATCAGACCGTATGGGACTTCCAGAACACGAAGTTCAAGCTTGCCGACATCAAGGCCCAGGCCACGGCCGTGCGCCTGATGGTCGATCACTATCTGGCCGAGCACGTGCGCCGTCGCCTGACGCTCGAAGAAGCCGCCATCGCCAAGCTCTACGCCACCGAGACACTTGGCAAGGCGCTCGACGAGATGGTGCAGCTTCACGGCGGCTACGGCTACATGCTCGAGTACCCCGTCGCACGCGCTTTCGCCGATGCGCGCGTGAACCGCATTTATGGCGGCACGAGCGAGGTCATGCGCGACCTCATCTCCCGCAAGCTGTAA
- a CDS encoding LuxR C-terminal-related transcriptional regulator, translating to MPQNSPFEDRPLSRRLQNGRIEPNTESRLVAPRGAARIVARERLLARLLDARRSRCVILQGPAGCGKTSVVIAWREALLSLSFDIAWLTLAPEDNDLAHFFDCLVASLAHVDPAISREAGLLGGRGLDDEAVERTVIALVRGIAGHPGDVVLVLDDLHHLANARSHEALQWLLDYAPPNLHLVLVSRGSVPLSLGRTRDEGLVLELDMRDLRFTAAESEQFLREQLGEINPRDARYTHEQTDGWVAGLQLCAMRLKKRKPGAADIAGADLSTHGRLQDARGLAEYFEREVLSRLALPEVELLIRISACTLFCAPLCIALLGDEQTAGEVRVRLARLESDNLFIARIESAGSETWYRLNPLFRETLLERFQARSEVHRRAVHRAAWTWFRDHDHPDEAVRHALLAGEAAAAADLVQCVARTMQVAGKLRKLVGLMRLLPCVEVQARIGLRLLMAHLHLYAREFGACAAAIARLHDDIPFADTQSRYRLALLRTALAVQRDDPDAAASMLPQLLDIPADADSLATGARTNLLSWIHMRHGAYEEARRVQTQSAQLLFEGAPLSGTPAGALNGRCMIGFSHALEGRFVQVERIARDVLCKADRLGSAAAEAACFAAALLAEALYEFGEPGAARKLLEERIDVLERVSIPDSVLRVFTVLSAAHWTTGHRLNAFAYLERLERYATQHGLVRLVAHAVAEQTRRHLSCGQFDAAQAGLTRLDTMAAHSDAAPSTTVAEIRAMAARGQIDWCMAHEDWESAALRLQSLIPFYEAHGWQRHVACLQMQSALVDERRGRPDAARVAVLAALRRGHRLGLIRSLLDTDPGALDLITHVEQSEPHDPVLSFYVDRLHAAQQGTPRSGAKPAARLNNAGGSIDTLSERETRVVGLLAHALPNKKIARTLGISPETVKWHLKNIYGKLGVASRDEAVARVRDLELSNATLGSAASGAG from the coding sequence ATGCCGCAGAATTCTCCTTTCGAGGACCGTCCGCTCTCGCGCCGCCTGCAAAACGGCAGGATCGAACCCAACACCGAATCCCGTCTGGTCGCACCGCGCGGCGCCGCACGCATCGTTGCGCGCGAGCGCTTGCTCGCCCGGTTGCTCGACGCGCGCCGCAGTCGTTGCGTGATTCTTCAAGGTCCTGCCGGTTGCGGCAAAACGAGTGTCGTGATTGCGTGGCGCGAGGCCTTGCTGTCGCTCAGTTTCGACATCGCGTGGCTCACCCTCGCACCGGAAGACAACGACCTCGCCCACTTTTTCGATTGCCTCGTCGCCAGCCTCGCGCACGTCGATCCCGCCATCTCCCGCGAAGCCGGGCTGCTGGGCGGTCGTGGACTGGATGACGAAGCCGTCGAACGCACCGTCATCGCGCTCGTGCGCGGCATCGCCGGTCATCCCGGAGACGTCGTGCTGGTGCTCGACGACCTGCATCATCTCGCCAACGCACGCAGTCACGAAGCGTTGCAGTGGCTCCTCGATTACGCGCCGCCCAACCTTCACCTCGTGCTCGTTTCGCGTGGCAGCGTGCCACTCTCGCTTGGCCGGACGCGCGACGAGGGACTCGTGCTCGAACTGGACATGCGCGATCTTCGCTTCACCGCTGCGGAATCCGAACAATTCCTGCGAGAGCAGCTCGGTGAAATCAATCCGCGAGATGCCCGCTACACGCATGAGCAGACGGATGGCTGGGTCGCCGGCCTGCAACTGTGCGCGATGCGCTTGAAAAAGAGAAAACCAGGCGCGGCGGATATCGCCGGAGCCGATCTCTCGACGCACGGTAGGCTTCAGGACGCGCGCGGCCTGGCCGAATACTTCGAGCGGGAAGTGTTGTCGCGCCTTGCGCTCCCCGAGGTCGAGTTGTTGATTCGAATTTCGGCCTGCACGCTGTTTTGCGCGCCGCTGTGTATTGCGTTGCTTGGAGACGAACAGACAGCGGGCGAAGTGCGCGTGCGGCTGGCGAGACTTGAAAGCGACAACCTCTTCATTGCGCGCATCGAAAGCGCGGGCAGCGAAACGTGGTATCGGCTCAACCCGCTCTTTCGCGAGACCCTGCTCGAACGCTTTCAGGCGCGCAGCGAAGTGCATCGACGTGCCGTGCATCGGGCGGCATGGACCTGGTTTCGCGATCACGATCATCCCGACGAGGCGGTGCGCCACGCATTGCTCGCGGGCGAAGCGGCCGCCGCGGCCGATCTCGTCCAGTGCGTTGCCCGCACCATGCAGGTCGCCGGGAAACTGCGCAAGCTCGTCGGGCTCATGCGGCTGCTCCCATGCGTCGAGGTTCAGGCTCGCATCGGTCTGCGGCTTCTGATGGCGCATCTGCATCTGTATGCGCGCGAATTCGGCGCCTGCGCGGCGGCCATCGCGCGACTGCACGACGACATTCCTTTCGCCGACACTCAATCGCGCTACCGCCTGGCTCTTTTGCGCACGGCGCTCGCCGTGCAACGCGACGACCCCGACGCCGCCGCCTCGATGTTGCCGCAACTGCTGGACATTCCCGCCGACGCGGACAGTCTCGCGACGGGCGCGCGCACCAACCTGCTCTCGTGGATCCACATGCGCCACGGCGCGTACGAAGAGGCGCGGCGCGTGCAGACGCAGTCGGCGCAACTGCTCTTCGAAGGCGCACCGCTTTCCGGCACGCCAGCGGGCGCGCTGAACGGCCGCTGCATGATCGGATTCAGCCATGCGCTGGAAGGCAGGTTCGTACAGGTCGAGCGCATTGCCCGCGACGTACTATGCAAGGCCGACAGACTCGGCAGTGCGGCCGCCGAAGCCGCATGTTTCGCCGCCGCGTTGCTGGCCGAAGCGCTCTACGAGTTCGGCGAACCCGGCGCCGCGCGCAAGCTGCTTGAAGAGCGTATCGACGTGCTGGAGCGTGTCTCCATCCCCGACTCCGTGCTGCGCGTGTTCACCGTGCTTTCGGCGGCGCACTGGACGACCGGGCATCGGCTGAACGCGTTCGCATACCTCGAACGGCTTGAACGATACGCGACGCAACACGGCCTCGTGCGGCTCGTCGCTCATGCCGTGGCCGAACAGACGCGGCGTCATCTGTCATGCGGACAGTTCGACGCGGCGCAAGCGGGACTGACCCGCCTCGACACGATGGCCGCGCACAGCGACGCCGCCCCTTCCACGACCGTCGCGGAGATTCGGGCGATGGCGGCACGCGGGCAGATCGACTGGTGCATGGCGCACGAAGACTGGGAAAGCGCGGCACTGCGTCTGCAATCGCTCATTCCGTTTTACGAAGCGCACGGCTGGCAGCGGCACGTTGCCTGTCTGCAGATGCAGTCGGCATTGGTCGATGAGCGGCGCGGCCGACCGGACGCGGCGCGCGTGGCCGTGCTGGCCGCATTGCGGCGCGGACACCGGCTCGGTCTCATACGCAGTTTGCTCGATACGGACCCCGGCGCCCTCGATCTCATCACTCATGTCGAGCAGAGTGAACCGCACGATCCCGTGCTTTCCTTTTACGTGGACCGATTGCATGCCGCGCAACAAGGCACGCCGCGCAGCGGTGCCAAGCCAGCCGCGCGGCTCAACAACGCGGGCGGGAGCATCGACACGTTGAGCGAACGCGAAACGCGCGTGGTCGGATTGCTGGCGCACGCGCTGCCGAATAAAAAAATCGCGCGCACGCTCGGCATTTCGCCCGAAACCGTCAAGTGGCATCTGAAAAACATCTACGGGAAGCTCGGCGTGGCAAGCCGCGACGAAGCAGTCGCCCGCGTGCGCGATCTCGAACTGAGCAATGCGACGCTAGGCAGCGCCGCCAGTGGAGCAGGCTGA
- a CDS encoding BON domain-containing protein — MQSIKAMRLVGAAFMLAASIGGSSGAHAQGSYAASSVPASDAKASKAASKAADRALQKSVLRALSKTRGLRVASITVRASEGAVILEGTVPEEAQIGLATQVAEGVEGVKSVKNALTLSTI, encoded by the coding sequence ATGCAATCGATTAAAGCGATGCGGCTCGTCGGCGCTGCTTTCATGCTGGCGGCTTCCATAGGCGGGTCTTCCGGTGCGCATGCTCAGGGTAGTTATGCCGCGTCCTCCGTGCCGGCATCGGATGCGAAGGCAAGCAAAGCAGCCAGCAAGGCGGCCGACCGGGCGTTGCAAAAGAGCGTGCTCCGCGCACTCAGCAAGACTCGGGGGCTGCGGGTGGCCAGCATCACGGTTCGCGCGTCTGAAGGGGCGGTGATACTGGAAGGCACCGTACCGGAAGAGGCGCAGATCGGACTGGCCACTCAAGTGGCCGAAGGCGTGGAGGGCGTGAAGTCAGTGAAGAACGCGCTGACCTTGTCCACGATTTGA
- a CDS encoding porin, which yields MRFRIRPVFGAVLMLAAGAASAQSSVTLYGVADVFVQYLDNGGRHSYAERSGGSTGSLVGLKGSENLGNGLKAVFDVESGYNTNNGTYFADSTAMFYRQSWVGLKHDTYGQLSFGRQYQPSFWAVYFTDPFRGNEALSPLAAADLAGATDRATLATQYVSGRTSSSIVYLSPDLSGVHLYAMYALASATTQPVAVTSGNMLDLAASYSGYGFYAGVGYQYQHGSNETAPLVPAAPSLLTSFPLMATEHFTGALAYRLGIVNFQFNYSYNRPKDVPDGALVIVTPAVSLPLETLVHSYSIMELGATIQATPFDTVELAGFQRVVRGVHDNSLGVEVGVDHNISKRTSFYMRAGYVKDNGSANMSWPGVAGVVSGSKQVLGLVGMTHRF from the coding sequence ATGCGTTTCAGGATCAGACCTGTATTCGGGGCTGTTTTGATGCTCGCCGCCGGGGCGGCTTCCGCGCAGTCGAGCGTGACCCTGTACGGCGTCGCGGACGTATTCGTACAGTATCTGGATAACGGTGGACGGCATTCATATGCCGAGCGAAGCGGCGGGTCGACAGGTTCGCTGGTCGGCCTGAAGGGTTCGGAAAACCTCGGCAACGGGCTGAAGGCGGTGTTCGATGTCGAGAGCGGGTACAACACGAATAACGGCACTTACTTCGCCGACAGCACCGCCATGTTCTACCGGCAGTCCTGGGTGGGATTGAAGCACGACACCTACGGCCAGTTGAGCTTCGGGCGTCAATATCAGCCCAGCTTCTGGGCGGTGTATTTCACGGACCCGTTCCGCGGCAACGAAGCGTTGTCGCCGCTGGCCGCAGCCGATCTCGCCGGCGCCACCGATCGCGCCACTCTCGCGACCCAGTACGTGTCCGGGCGAACCAGCAGTTCGATCGTTTATCTCTCGCCCGACCTGAGCGGCGTTCACCTCTATGCGATGTACGCGCTGGCGTCTGCCACGACCCAGCCAGTGGCCGTCACTTCAGGCAACATGCTCGACCTGGCCGCGAGCTATTCCGGTTACGGCTTTTACGCGGGCGTCGGCTATCAGTATCAGCACGGCTCGAACGAGACCGCGCCGCTGGTGCCTGCCGCGCCTTCCCTCTTGACATCGTTCCCATTGATGGCGACCGAGCATTTCACCGGGGCGCTGGCGTATCGGCTGGGCATCGTGAACTTCCAGTTCAACTATTCCTACAACCGCCCCAAGGATGTGCCCGATGGCGCGCTGGTAATAGTGACGCCCGCGGTGAGTCTGCCGCTCGAGACTCTGGTGCATTCGTACAGCATCATGGAGCTGGGCGCGACGATTCAGGCCACGCCTTTCGATACCGTTGAACTTGCGGGCTTTCAACGCGTCGTGCGCGGCGTTCACGACAATAGCCTCGGTGTCGAGGTCGGCGTCGACCACAACATTTCGAAGCGCACCAGTTTTTATATGCGCGCCGGGTACGTGAAGGACAACGGCAGCGCAAACATGAGCTGGCCCGGCGTGGCGGGAGTCGTCAGCGGCTCGAAACAGGTTCTGGGACTCGTTGGCATGACACATCGTTTCTGA
- a CDS encoding lipid-transfer protein, translating to MTRNVFVAGVGMIPFKKPGTSDTYDVMGAGAVRQALADAGLDYADVQQAYAGYVYGDSTCGQKALYRVGMTGIPVINVNNNCATGSSALFLARQAVQSGAVDCALAVGFEFMQPGALSSKWSDRAPALERALDLVNELVDRTDLPSAIRQFSGAGRAHMEKYGTRLETFAKIRAKASQHAARNPLAVFRNVVTPEDVLASPMIWEGVLTRLMACPPTCGAAAAIVVSEAFARRHGLRTDVLIAGQSLTTDEPSTYDSRDMIRVVGFDMTRSGAKLAYEQAGVGPEDIDVIELHDCFAQNELLTYEGLGLCAEGDAEKLVNDGDNTYGGKWVVNPSGGLLSKGHPLGATGLAQCYELTHQMRGTADERQVEGAKVALAHNLGLGGACVTTVYKAA from the coding sequence ATGACTCGTAACGTCTTCGTCGCCGGCGTCGGCATGATCCCGTTCAAGAAACCCGGCACCAGCGACACCTACGACGTGATGGGCGCCGGCGCGGTTCGCCAGGCACTGGCCGATGCCGGGCTCGACTACGCCGACGTCCAGCAGGCCTACGCCGGTTACGTCTACGGCGATTCGACCTGCGGTCAGAAAGCGCTCTACCGCGTGGGCATGACCGGCATTCCGGTCATCAACGTCAACAACAACTGTGCAACCGGTTCGTCGGCGTTGTTCCTCGCCCGTCAGGCCGTCCAGAGCGGCGCGGTGGACTGCGCGCTTGCGGTCGGCTTCGAATTCATGCAGCCGGGCGCGCTGTCATCGAAGTGGAGCGACCGCGCACCGGCGCTCGAACGCGCGCTGGATCTGGTCAACGAACTGGTCGACCGAACCGATCTGCCGTCTGCCATCCGCCAATTCAGCGGCGCGGGCCGGGCGCACATGGAGAAGTACGGCACCCGCCTCGAAACCTTTGCCAAGATTCGCGCGAAGGCGAGCCAGCATGCGGCGCGCAATCCGCTCGCCGTGTTCCGCAATGTCGTGACGCCGGAAGACGTGCTGGCCTCGCCGATGATCTGGGAAGGCGTGCTGACGCGCCTGATGGCCTGTCCGCCGACTTGCGGGGCAGCTGCGGCGATCGTTGTGTCGGAGGCGTTCGCGCGGCGGCACGGCTTGCGCACCGACGTGCTGATCGCCGGCCAGTCTCTCACCACCGACGAGCCGAGCACTTATGACAGCCGCGACATGATCCGCGTGGTCGGCTTCGACATGACGCGCTCCGGCGCGAAGCTCGCGTACGAGCAGGCAGGCGTCGGTCCCGAAGACATCGACGTGATCGAATTGCACGACTGCTTCGCGCAGAACGAGTTGTTGACCTACGAGGGCCTTGGTCTGTGTGCCGAAGGCGATGCGGAAAAACTCGTCAACGACGGCGACAACACATACGGCGGCAAGTGGGTGGTCAATCCCTCGGGCGGGCTCTTGTCCAAGGGTCATCCGCTCGGCGCGACCGGCCTTGCCCAGTGCTACGAGCTGACCCATCAGATGCGCGGCACGGCCGACGAACGTCAGGTGGAAGGCGCGAAGGTCGCGCTGGCGCATAACCTCGGGCTCGGCGGCGCGTGCGTCACGACCGTGTACAAGGCCGCCTGA